CATTCAGAAGATTTCTCTCTAGAAGAGGTGGTTGTCATACAATCTACTCCGACAACGCCAAGACTTTTAAATGTACCGATAAAGAGCTTCAGAGACTATttgatattttggaaaattcagAATTCAAAAACTGTCTTGCTGCTAAAAGAATATCCTGGAAATTCATCGTCCAACTTGCCCCTTGGTGGGGAGGATTTTATGAAAGATTGGTAAAAAGTGCCAAAGAGCCTCTAAAGAAAATACTTCGAAaagctcttttaaattttgaagagatGACCACTATATTGACTGAAATCGAAACCATCGTTAATCTTCGACCCTTGTCCTACGTCGCTAACGAAATTGGTGAACCGGAAATTCTTACcccatcacaatttttaaccCCCGGTAAAGAAAAGGCAGAAGAATATCCAGCCCATTTCATAGAAACCATCCATAGAGAATCCACcagaaatattcttataaaaagaaaagaataccAGGCTACATTATTGGCTAATTTATGGAAGTGCTGGGAGGAGCgctatttgtttaaattgagaTCTGTACACAACTTTACTTCTTCTAACTTAACAAGATGTTTGAAAGTGAGAGATGTGGTTATGATGGAGGGCACcacaaaatcaaaactattatGGGACATAGGTATTATAACAAAAGTATTTCAAGGGCGTGATGGACTTGTAAGATCTTGCCTTATTCGCAAATCCAACGGCGAATATAAACGCCCAATACAACTTATTTATCCTTTAGAACTCAATGACTGAAATGAACAATGATAAACTTCAatagtttatgttttttatttttattttctttcaagtgAATATTTGCAtctcatttcaaatttatttgcatttaaatgttatttttttaaatatgtttatgttatttttgtctaatttttatgtttaaaattttagtgaacTCAGAGGAGTTCAAGTGGGGAGTGTTGAGGATTTATAATACCAGATGGCGCTGAgcgcaaacaatttttttattattttttcttcacttcttAAGTTTCAGTTTAGATTTACCCACTGA
The sequence above is a segment of the Parasteatoda tepidariorum isolate YZ-2023 unplaced genomic scaffold, CAS_Ptep_4.0 HiC_scaffold_1419, whole genome shotgun sequence genome. Coding sequences within it:
- the LOC122272882 gene encoding uncharacterized protein; protein product: MTVFLTQAKFFESEIRALQSSLPIPASSTIFNLAPYLDEKGILRITGRLDEGDYSFDEKKPIIIPRQSKFAELLVKREHENVFHSGVESTLVQIRRRFWVPKGRQLVKKVVSKCLICRRYTAKPSTQMTGQLPKDRISETPAFTVCGIDFAGPIYIKGENGIKKSYIALFTCAVTRAIHLELVSDMSTSTFLLAFRRFLSRRGGCHTIYSDNAKTFKCTDKELQRLFDILENSEFKNCLAAKRISWKFIVQLAPWWGGFYERLVKSAKEPLKKILRKALLNFEEMTTILTEIETIVNLRPLSYVANEIGEPEILTPSQFLTPGKEKAEEYPAHFIETIHRESTRNILIKRKEYQATLLANLWKCWEERYLFKLRSVHNFTSSNLTRCLKVRDVVMMEGTTKSKLLWDIGIITKVFQGRDGLVRSCLIRKSNGEYKRPIQLIYPLELND